The following coding sequences are from one Microbacterium wangchenii window:
- a CDS encoding Glu/Leu/Phe/Val dehydrogenase family protein gives MTPVLPLPDFTHERVEVRTGERSGLFLAVALHSSALGPALGGARVWTYPHWSDALGDVLRLSAAMTLKNAAAGLDAGGGKAVIGLPEGTVLDAERRRAAFLDLGDAVESLGGLYRTAEDVGSTADDMLVVRERTASVVGLPDAAGGSGEPAGPTSVGVYEALRACLERVTGSPEVTNRRITISGLGQVGSRLAVRLSAEGAVLHVTDVNPAKRHLAAELGATWVAPGEEHLVAADVFVPAGIGGLLTEEVIDALHAQAVCGPANNPLADRSGAERLAGRGILYAPDFVVNAGGVIYLDATDKHAGDRAQIMARVAAIGDTVRRVFDEAEARGVSPLAAAEAVAAERLSAGASRSALVG, from the coding sequence ATGACTCCCGTTCTGCCCCTGCCCGATTTCACCCACGAGCGCGTGGAGGTGAGGACCGGGGAGCGCAGCGGACTGTTCCTCGCCGTCGCCCTCCACTCCTCCGCGCTCGGACCCGCTCTCGGCGGCGCACGCGTGTGGACGTATCCGCACTGGAGCGACGCGCTGGGCGATGTGCTCCGCCTGTCGGCGGCCATGACCCTCAAGAATGCCGCAGCGGGCCTGGACGCCGGTGGCGGCAAGGCCGTCATCGGTCTCCCCGAGGGAACCGTGCTCGATGCCGAACGCCGGCGCGCGGCCTTCCTCGATCTGGGCGATGCCGTGGAGTCGCTCGGCGGGCTCTACCGCACCGCCGAGGACGTGGGCTCCACCGCCGACGACATGCTCGTGGTGCGCGAGCGCACGGCGTCGGTGGTCGGGCTCCCGGATGCCGCGGGCGGCTCGGGCGAGCCGGCCGGACCGACCAGCGTCGGGGTCTACGAGGCGCTGCGGGCGTGTCTCGAGCGCGTGACCGGGTCGCCCGAAGTGACCAACCGGCGGATCACGATCTCCGGGCTCGGCCAGGTCGGCAGCCGCCTGGCCGTCCGCCTGTCGGCCGAGGGCGCCGTGCTTCACGTCACCGACGTCAACCCGGCGAAGCGTCACCTCGCGGCGGAGCTGGGCGCGACCTGGGTGGCTCCCGGCGAAGAGCACCTCGTCGCCGCCGACGTTTTCGTTCCCGCCGGCATCGGCGGGCTCCTCACCGAGGAGGTCATCGACGCGCTGCACGCCCAGGCGGTGTGCGGTCCGGCGAACAATCCGCTCGCCGACCGCTCAGGAGCCGAGCGGCTCGCCGGCCGCGGCATCCTGTACGCCCCCGACTTCGTCGTCAACGCCGGCGGGGTGATCTACCTCGACGCCACGGACAAGCACGCGGGCGATCGCGCACAGATCATGGCGCGCGTCGCGGCCATCGGCGACACCGTGCGCCGCGTGTTCGACGAGGCCGAGGCGCGCGGGGTCAGCCCGCTCGCCGCCGCGGAAGCCGTTGCGGCGGAACGGCTGAGCGCCGGAGCGTCCCGCAGCGCGCTCGTCGGCTGA